The following are encoded together in the bacterium genome:
- a CDS encoding ABC transporter substrate-binding protein, whose protein sequence is MTGRWTKIGAFCAGTALVLAVASGAVTQAQSSRTLVVAQSADMESGDPAKNTGLATVAVLVNIYDTLVRRDADLNLKPGLALSWRAVDPTTWEFRLRKGVKFQNGEPFNADAVKFSFDRMLDPKTHWPGAGALRLIKSVNVVSDDTVRIVTSEPWPLMPRFLGYYGMIVPPGYLKQNGDDALVRHPVGTGPYKFVRWVKDDRVELEANPDYWGGRPKIGHVVFRVIPTDAPRVAELLAGSIQVAPLLPPNLFSPVQISSKTKLVVGKSLSVFFVIYNLVGITKDKPLADPRVRQALDYAIDRQAILKSVMHSVGAPVATFCTDVMEACDASIPSFTYDPNKARALLREAGYANGFDFSISGTSGTYPGDRDIEQALVDQLNKVGVRAHLDVTEVGVQLRNVMARKLPEDGWFTRFTDFFGISTIIPLRAFYSPGEWSQWRPGYEPFNQLVEAAQAAPNEAKLREISKRLQLMYKDQAPAITLFGAPNANGESRDLNWTPRPDLELPMFDASWTQ, encoded by the coding sequence GTGACCGGAAGGTGGACGAAGATCGGCGCGTTTTGCGCCGGCACGGCGCTCGTGCTTGCCGTTGCGTCGGGCGCCGTGACCCAAGCGCAGTCCTCCCGTACTCTCGTGGTGGCGCAGAGCGCCGACATGGAAAGCGGCGACCCGGCCAAGAACACCGGGCTCGCGACGGTCGCGGTCCTGGTCAACATCTACGACACCCTGGTGCGCCGGGACGCCGATCTGAACCTCAAGCCCGGCCTGGCGCTCTCGTGGCGCGCGGTCGATCCCACCACGTGGGAGTTCAGGCTCCGCAAGGGCGTGAAGTTTCAAAACGGCGAGCCGTTCAACGCCGACGCGGTGAAGTTTTCTTTTGACCGCATGCTCGACCCCAAGACGCACTGGCCGGGCGCCGGCGCGCTGCGGCTGATCAAGTCCGTCAACGTGGTCAGCGACGATACGGTCCGCATCGTCACCTCGGAGCCCTGGCCGTTGATGCCTCGCTTCCTGGGCTACTACGGGATGATCGTGCCGCCGGGCTATCTCAAGCAAAACGGCGACGACGCGCTGGTGCGCCACCCCGTCGGCACCGGACCGTACAAGTTCGTCCGGTGGGTGAAGGACGACCGCGTCGAACTCGAGGCCAATCCGGACTACTGGGGCGGCCGGCCGAAGATCGGTCACGTCGTCTTTCGCGTCATCCCGACCGACGCGCCGCGGGTCGCCGAGCTGCTCGCCGGGTCGATCCAGGTCGCGCCGCTGCTGCCGCCGAACCTGTTCAGCCCGGTCCAGATCTCATCGAAAACCAAGCTCGTGGTCGGTAAGAGCCTGAGCGTTTTCTTCGTCATCTACAACCTCGTGGGCATCACGAAGGATAAACCGCTGGCCGATCCGCGGGTCCGGCAGGCGCTCGACTACGCGATCGACCGGCAGGCGATCCTGAAGAGCGTGATGCACAGCGTGGGCGCGCCGGTGGCGACGTTCTGCACGGACGTCATGGAGGCGTGCGACGCGTCGATCCCGTCGTTCACCTACGATCCCAACAAGGCGCGGGCGCTGCTGCGCGAGGCGGGTTACGCGAACGGCTTCGACTTCAGCATCAGCGGGACGAGCGGCACCTACCCGGGCGACCGCGACATCGAGCAGGCCCTGGTGGATCAGCTCAACAAGGTCGGCGTGCGGGCGCACCTCGACGTCACGGAAGTCGGCGTCCAGCTGCGCAACGTGATGGCCCGCAAGCTTCCGGAGGACGGCTGGTTCACGCGGTTCACCGATTTCTTCGGGATCAGCACGATCATCCCACTGCGCGCGTTCTACTCGCCCGGCGAATGGTCCCAGTGGCGGCCGGGATACGAGCCGTTCAACCAGCTCGTCGAGGCGGCGCAGGCCGCGCCGAACGAGGCGAAACTGCGCGAAATCTCCAAGCGGCTCCAGCTGATGTACAAGGATCAGGCGCCCGCCATTACGCTCTTCGGCGCGCCCAACGCCAACGGTGAGTCGCGCGACCTCAACTGGACGCCGCGGCCCGATCTTGAGCTGCCGATGTTCGACGCATCGTGGACTCAGTGA
- a CDS encoding ABC transporter permease, translating to MAGSTLVFEAPSSPRRRGPRSPLRRLLRSPSGAVGAALLAVLVAAGFGASFVPPYDPDAQNLSFTVHPPSLAAAGGGVHLLGTDQLGRDVFSRLLVGLRISLLVALAVVPLSMFVGMTVGMVTGYRGGWLDIALMRLVDAQLSIPTLLLAVAVVAVLGTGLVQIVAVLAIAGWPSYARVVRAEVLALREREFAAAARAVGASDGRILVQHVLPNVLPTLLVLGTLHLPVVIIFEAALSFLGLGIQPPTPSLGQMIGQAQDLVWQAWWMPTIPGVAITLVVLAFNLLGDRLRDVLDPRLRGLGPV from the coding sequence ATGGCTGGGTCGACCCTCGTCTTCGAAGCGCCGTCCAGTCCGCGTAGGCGCGGCCCGCGCTCGCCGCTGCGCCGCCTCCTCCGCAGCCCTTCGGGCGCGGTCGGCGCGGCGCTGCTCGCGGTGCTGGTGGCAGCCGGTTTCGGCGCCTCGTTCGTGCCGCCGTATGATCCAGACGCCCAGAACCTCAGTTTCACCGTCCACCCGCCGTCGCTCGCCGCGGCCGGCGGCGGCGTTCACCTGCTCGGGACGGATCAGCTGGGCCGCGATGTCTTCAGCCGGCTGCTGGTCGGTCTCCGGATCTCGCTCCTCGTCGCGCTCGCCGTCGTCCCGCTGTCGATGTTCGTCGGGATGACGGTCGGGATGGTGACCGGCTACCGGGGCGGCTGGCTCGACATCGCGCTCATGCGCCTCGTCGACGCGCAGCTGTCCATTCCCACGCTGTTGCTTGCGGTGGCCGTCGTCGCCGTGCTGGGGACCGGCCTCGTGCAGATCGTCGCGGTGCTGGCGATCGCCGGGTGGCCGAGCTACGCGCGGGTGGTCCGCGCGGAGGTGCTGGCGCTGCGCGAGCGCGAGTTCGCGGCGGCCGCCCGGGCGGTGGGCGCGTCCGACGGGCGGATCCTCGTGCAGCACGTGCTGCCCAACGTGCTCCCCACGCTGTTGGTGCTCGGCACGCTGCACTTGCCGGTCGTGATCATCTTCGAAGCGGCCCTCAGCTTCCTCGGACTCGGGATCCAGCCGCCGACGCCGAGCCTCGGCCAGATGATCGGCCAGGCGCAGGACCTCGTCTGGCAGGCGTGGTGGATGCCGACGATTCCGGGCGTCGCGATCACGCTCGTGGTACTGGCTTTCAACCTTCTCGGCGACCGCCTGCGCGACGTTCTGGATCCCCGCCTGCGCGGGCTCGGTCCGGTCTAG
- a CDS encoding gamma-glutamyltransferase — translation MREPMTGASIPVGAVTQGRPEFLATRHLVSSSHYLATMAGQRIFALGGNAADAGVAAGIALNVLERHLTDFGGVAPVMFFRPGMPRPETVAGVGCWPRRVTLERHRARYGDEMPIGASRYVTPAAPDAWLTALARYGRLTLRDVLGPACELCEGFPVYRRLARTIAALEPQLREWPSSARVFLPEGRPLATGELLVQRELGDLFRRLIAVEEGARSRGRAAAIMAARDEVYHGEIARALAAHARRTGSELDAEDLAAYRVEIGPSVSSRYRDVEVHACGPWCQGPLLPMVLNLLQKEDLERLGQGTAVHLHYLIEAIKVAAADREAFIGDPAQADVPIKGLLDPEYADERRRLIDPARAWPKLPPPGNPWRYEGRSGPAGYVPEPVAGAAHPDTAFVCAMDAEGNAFCATPSDPGMSAPLVDGLGIIISTRGAQLWTAPGHPSAIAPGKRPRLTPNPAMLLSDGEAVMGFGCPGGDAQVQAMVQVVSNLLDFGMNVQAAIEAPRVVSASFPSSFHPHPYEPGVVRIEGRVPEAVRDRLAKLGHTVEALPDMAPLVAAVCAIRRREGGVLEGGADPRRDSYAAGW, via the coding sequence ATGCGCGAACCCATGACGGGGGCGTCCATTCCGGTCGGCGCCGTGACACAGGGGAGGCCGGAGTTTCTGGCCACCAGGCACCTGGTGAGCTCCAGTCACTACCTTGCCACGATGGCCGGGCAGCGCATCTTCGCGCTCGGCGGCAACGCCGCCGACGCGGGGGTCGCCGCCGGGATCGCCCTCAACGTTCTGGAACGCCACCTGACGGACTTCGGCGGGGTCGCGCCGGTCATGTTTTTCCGTCCGGGGATGCCGCGGCCGGAGACAGTCGCCGGCGTCGGCTGCTGGCCGCGCCGCGTGACGCTCGAGCGGCACCGCGCCCGCTACGGAGACGAGATGCCGATCGGCGCGTCGCGCTACGTGACGCCGGCCGCCCCTGACGCCTGGCTGACGGCGCTGGCGCGCTACGGCCGCCTCACGCTTCGCGACGTGCTCGGGCCGGCGTGCGAACTCTGCGAAGGATTCCCCGTGTACCGGCGTCTCGCCCGCACGATCGCGGCGCTGGAACCGCAGCTGCGTGAATGGCCGTCGAGCGCCAGGGTCTTTCTTCCCGAGGGCCGTCCTCTTGCGACGGGCGAACTGCTCGTGCAGCGCGAGCTCGGCGACCTGTTCCGGCGGCTGATCGCCGTGGAAGAGGGCGCGCGGTCCCGCGGGCGGGCGGCGGCGATCATGGCGGCCCGCGACGAGGTCTACCACGGTGAGATCGCGCGCGCCCTCGCCGCGCACGCAAGACGCACCGGCAGCGAGCTCGACGCGGAGGATCTCGCCGCGTATCGCGTGGAGATCGGACCCTCGGTCTCGTCCCGGTACCGGGATGTAGAGGTGCACGCCTGCGGGCCCTGGTGTCAGGGGCCGCTGCTCCCGATGGTCCTGAACCTGCTGCAGAAAGAAGACCTCGAGCGGTTGGGGCAGGGGACCGCTGTGCATCTGCACTATTTGATCGAGGCGATCAAGGTCGCGGCCGCGGACCGGGAGGCCTTCATCGGTGATCCGGCTCAGGCGGACGTGCCCATCAAGGGTTTGCTCGATCCCGAGTATGCGGACGAGCGGAGACGCCTGATCGATCCCGCCCGCGCCTGGCCCAAGCTGCCGCCGCCAGGGAATCCGTGGCGGTACGAGGGGCGGTCGGGTCCCGCGGGCTACGTGCCGGAGCCGGTCGCAGGCGCGGCGCATCCCGATACGGCGTTCGTCTGCGCGATGGACGCGGAGGGGAACGCGTTCTGCGCCACGCCCTCGGATCCCGGCATGAGCGCGCCGCTGGTGGACGGCCTCGGGATCATTATCTCGACGCGCGGCGCGCAGTTGTGGACGGCGCCGGGGCATCCCTCGGCGATCGCGCCCGGGAAGCGCCCGCGCCTTACGCCGAACCCGGCGATGCTGCTCTCGGACGGCGAGGCGGTGATGGGCTTCGGTTGTCCAGGCGGGGACGCGCAGGTGCAGGCGATGGTCCAGGTCGTTTCCAACCTGCTCGACTTCGGAATGAACGTGCAGGCGGCGATCGAGGCGCCTCGTGTGGTCTCGGCCAGCTTCCCGTCGTCGTTCCACCCGCACCCCTACGAGCCCGGGGTGGTGCGAATCGAGGGCCGCGTGCCCGAGGCCGTCCGCGACCGGCTGGCCAAGCTTGGGCACACCGTTGAGGCGCTGCCGGACATGGCGCCGCTCGTGGCGGCGGTTTGCGCGATCCGGCGCCGCGAGGGCGGCGTGCTCGAAGGCGGAGCCGATCCCCGCCGGGACAGCTACGCCGCCGGCTGGTGA
- a CDS encoding glutaredoxin family protein has translation MFCRKVEEFLAGHGIPYQTKNVAEDPAAMAALERLGVATTPVTVIDGEVVVGFDRNRLTALLGLTTHGGGMKSGE, from the coding sequence ATCTTCTGCCGGAAGGTCGAGGAGTTCCTCGCCGGGCATGGGATTCCGTACCAAACGAAAAATGTCGCCGAGGATCCGGCGGCGATGGCGGCATTGGAACGGCTGGGCGTCGCGACGACGCCGGTCACTGTCATCGACGGCGAGGTCGTAGTTGGCTTCGACCGCAACCGACTGACGGCGCTGCTGGGCCTCACGACACACGGAGGCGGGATGAAGAGCGGCGAGTAG
- a CDS encoding ABC transporter permease, whose product MSRYLLRRLALSLTAMFGVVTIVFVLLHVSGDPATLLVTQDATKEDMQRIRQAYGLDQPLWVQYGRFIARVGRGDLGFSYRQGVPVTELIGDHLAATFELALASLAVAVVLGVALGMAAAVRRGSGVDTAAMTFALLGTSMPSFWLGLLLIIAFGVKLGWLPVSGYGGADHLVMPAFVLGGFYAAQVSRLTRTSLLEVLAQDYVRTGWAKGLRGRAVLFKHALRNAALPVLTVLGLSFGQMLGGAIIVESIFAWPGMGRLAVQAVLGRDFPVVQGATIVGAAVFLAVNLIVDLVYGWVDPRLRSAVQSA is encoded by the coding sequence GTGAGTCGGTACCTGCTCCGCCGGTTGGCGCTGTCGTTGACCGCCATGTTCGGCGTGGTCACGATCGTGTTCGTGTTGCTGCATGTCAGCGGGGATCCGGCCACGCTGCTCGTGACGCAGGACGCGACGAAGGAAGACATGCAGCGGATCCGGCAGGCCTACGGCCTCGACCAGCCCCTTTGGGTGCAGTACGGGCGCTTCATCGCACGGGTCGGCCGCGGCGACCTCGGCTTCTCCTACCGTCAGGGCGTTCCGGTCACCGAACTGATCGGCGATCACCTTGCGGCGACGTTTGAGCTGGCGCTGGCGTCGCTCGCGGTCGCCGTGGTGCTGGGCGTGGCGCTCGGTATGGCGGCCGCGGTGCGGCGGGGGTCCGGCGTCGACACCGCGGCGATGACGTTTGCGCTGCTCGGGACCAGCATGCCGAGCTTCTGGCTCGGCCTCCTGCTCATCATCGCCTTCGGCGTGAAGCTGGGGTGGCTGCCCGTCTCCGGCTACGGCGGCGCGGACCATCTCGTCATGCCCGCGTTCGTGCTCGGCGGCTTCTACGCCGCGCAGGTCAGCCGGCTCACACGTACCAGCCTGCTGGAGGTCCTCGCGCAGGACTACGTCAGGACGGGATGGGCGAAAGGGCTGCGCGGACGGGCCGTGCTGTTCAAGCACGCGCTGCGCAACGCCGCGCTGCCCGTGCTGACGGTGCTGGGGTTGAGCTTCGGACAGATGCTGGGCGGCGCCATCATCGTCGAGTCCATCTTCGCCTGGCCCGGCATGGGGCGGCTCGCGGTGCAGGCCGTGTTGGGCCGTGACTTCCCGGTGGTGCAGGGAGCCACGATCGTCGGCGCGGCGGTGTTTCTGGCCGTCAATCTCATTGTGGACTTGGTCTATGGCTGGGTCGACCCTCGTCTTCGAAGCGCCGTCCAGTCCGCGTAG